The DNA segment GATAACTTCCTCGCTGTTGTCGCCGACTTCGATGTCCTGGTCGAGTTCCTCGATGGTGGTCGTGCGGTTGAGCTTCACCGAGTAGTCGCCCTGGTACTCGTCGGAGACGAGGTTACCGAACTTGTAGACCTTCCCCTCCTCGAGTTCCGCGAGGTCGGAGTCGGCCCACTTGGTGAACTTGATGGTGCCCGTCTCGTCGCCGAGCAGGCCGACCTGGCCGACGGCGTCGCTCCGGGCCTCCCAGAGGTCGACGACCTTCGCGGTGAGGCCGAGCCACATCTCGTCCTGGTCGACGTCCTCGACGTTGACCTCCTCGTTGCCGCCGCCACCGGTCCGGATCTCGTCGCGTTCGAGTCCGGCCTCGTCGAGGTAGTGGCTGACGACGCTCCGGCGGGCCTCGTCGACGGGGACGCGGTATTCGTTCACGAGGTTGTCGAGGCGCTCCTCGACCTCCTCGACGGTGATATCTAAATGGTCGGAGAACTGTTCGCGTATCTCTTGGGCGTGCTGGTGCACATCGCTCATGTCGTATCCGTCTCCGCTTCGTTTTCTGTGGGAGACACTTGACTGGTTAGCGCCGCATAGTATAAAAAGCTCTGTATCTCCGGAGTGAAAGTGAAAGTGGTCCCCTCGACGGACCTCCGGCCGGTTTTCGGCTACTGCGATTCGAGCGCCAGCGCCGCCCCGAGCGCGACCAGAACCGACCCCGAAACCCACCGCAGGCCGTCGGCCAGTCGGGGTCGCGCCCGGAAGGCGCGCCGGACTCCGCCAGAGAGCAGGCCGACCCCGCCGAGGTAGCACGCGGTCAGCGCGGCGTAGGTTCCGCCGAGCGCGAGCATCTCGCCGGTCGCGCCCGGCCCGGACCCGACGAACTGCGGGAGGAACGCCAAGAAGAACAGCGCGACCTTGGGATTGAGAACGTTGACGGTCACGCCCCGGAGGTAGCCGCGCTTGAGGTCGGAGTCGGCGGCCGTGGCGCCGGAGTCGGTGACCGTCGGGTCGAGGTCGGTGAGGCCGTCGAGGTCGCCGCCGTCCCACAGCGTCTTTGCGCCGAGGTAGAGGAGGTAGGCCGCTCCGACGTACTTGACCGCGGCGTAGGCCAGCGCCGAGGTCCGGAGCAGGGCCGCGAGGCCGACCGCGGCGGCCGTGGTGTGGACCAGGATGCCGGTGCTGACACCCAGCGCGGAGGCGAGGCCGGCGCGTTTGCCCGTGCCGACGCCCTGGGTGAGGACGAAGACGGTGTCCGGGCCGGGCATCAGGATGAGTGACATCGCCGCGCCGACGAAGACGAGGTAGGCGTGGAGGTCGATGCTCGGGAGCATTCGCGTGCTGGAGGCGTTCGAGGCCGAGCAGGTAAGTCTTGGCGGTCGAGCGATTCCGCGGGATCGCTCGACCGTGAGTCACCGCCCTGCCGTCGGCCAACCGTCGTTTTACGGTCGACTACCGTTTCACGGCCGACCGTAGACGCGGTCGGCCGCCCGCCCACGAACAGACCTATCTTCCCCGGCGCCCAACACGCCCGTAAATGGACGACCGCCTCGAACACTTCCTCCGCTCGAAGCTACGCTCGGCGGGGCGGCAGTACGCCGACGCCAAACGAGCCTACAGCGACGCCCGGCGGGCCGCGCTCGCAGACCTCCCCCAGGACGAGCAGGGTCGCGCCCGCATCGTCTGTCGCCGGCACGCCGAACGCCGGGCGGTGTCGCTCGACACGGCGGCCCGCCCCGATTGCTTCGACCCCGACCACCCCGACTGTCGCGGGTGCGCCGAGGACGTGCGCGACGGCCGAATCGAGACGTGGTAGCCCGTATGTCCGAAATCGATACGCCCATCGTCGCGCTCGTGATGGCCGGCGGCACCGGCACTCGACTCTATCCCGCGAGTCGGTCCGACCGCCCGAAGCAGTTCCTCTCGCTCGCGGACGGCGACGACGATTCCCTGTTGGCTCGGACCGTCGACCGCGTCGGCTTCGCCGACGAAGTCTACGTCTCGACGGCCGAGGAGCACGCCGAGGCGGTCCGCGAGGAGGTCCCCGAAGCGGGCGTCCTCGTCGAACCCGAGGCGAAGGACACCGGTCCGGCGCTGGCGTACGCGGCCCACCGAATACGGGAGCAGGTCGGCGACTGCGTCGTGCTCTGCGTGCCGAGCGACCACGTGATTCGCGGCGACTTCGCGGCCGCGGCGCGCGCGGCCGCGAACGTCGCAGTGGAAACGGAGGGGTTGGTCGCGTTCGGCGTCGAACCCTCGCGAGCAGCCACCGGATACGGCTACATCGAACCGGGCGAAAACCGGGGGACGGGGTACGAAATCGAGCGGTTCAGGGAGAAGCCAGATGCCGAAACCGCCCGGCGGTTCGTCGAGGAGGGCTTCTACTGGAACGCCGGACTGTTTGCGTGGACGCCCGAGGCGTTCCTCCGGGAGGCCGCCGACTCCCCGCTCGCGCCGCTGGTGGATGCGCTGGAGGCGGGCGAGGCCGAACGCGGCTTCGCCGAGGTCGAGTCGGTCAGCGTCGACTACGCCGTGATGGAGCGCACCGAGGCGGCCTACGTCGTGCCCGCCGAGTTCGAGTGGGACGACCTGGGGTCGTGGGACGCCGTCGAGCGCGTGGTCGAAACCGACGCGGACGGGAACGCCACGTTGGGGGACGCACTCGCAATCGACGCCGAGGACAGCGTCATCGTCGGCGACGAGGACGTCCACGTCAGCATCGTCGGCGTCGACGGACTGGTCGTCGCGGCCTACGACGACCGCGTTCTGGTCGTGCCGAAAGACGACGCCCAGCGGGTGCGCGAGGTCGTCGCCGCGTTGCGCGAACGGGGCCGGTTCTGAGCCGCGGCCGCCCGGAGAAGCGGCCGTTCGACCTTTGGGGACGAACGCCGTAGGGTCGATGTCATGGCCGACGTACCAGACGTCGAGGCGGTCGAGACCGAAGACGAGTTCATCCACGTCCGGTTCCGCGACCCCGACGAGTTCGATCAGATTCGGACGCCCGACTGGGCGGCCAACGCCGCCCGCGACGTCTCGGAGGGCGCGGAGGTCCGGACCGGCAAGGAGAAGGACAGCGACGAGTGGGAGGTCCAGAGCGTCCTCATCGAGAAGAGCGTCGGGGAGGACGAGGCCCGCGAGCAGGCCGAGGAGATAGTCGAAAAGATAGAGTCGTAAGCAGCGGTCCGGCCGAAAGCGGTTCGTCGGCGCGGAGTCGAAGGTTCGAGCGGTCGGAACTCGAAGCACCCCGTGACAGACGCGTCCGATTTATGTCTCCACCACCCGTTAATTACCTTCCTGAGTGCGTAAAATACTGGACGCCGGCACCACATCTTACTACTGAGAATTCCATGCATAGGTTATAAAATGAGTTCCGGTCGATTCTGGTATGACGTTAGATATATCGTCACGGAAGATCGTCTGCGGAGGACTTCTACCAACGACCGAGGTTCCTGATTACCCCTCCACAGTCGTCGATGTCGTCCGGCAGACTTCGCTGTCGACCGGAGCCCAGCGGTTCGAGCGTAACGACTCGTAATTTCACTCATGTCATCTTTCGCAACACTCGAAGTCGTCGGTCTGGTGATCAGTCTCCTCGGTCTCGTTCCGGTCGCGTTACTGTACCGCGACAAGTCGAAGTGGTTCACGTGCGGCTACGTACTCCTGGTCGTCGGGATGGTCGCGACGAACCTGGAAGTCGTCGTGCTCGGTAGCGTTCTCGACGTCGTCGAACACGGAGTCGGCGTCGGAGCAGCGGGAGTGACCTTCTTCGCTGCCGCGTACCTGCGCCGGAAGGAAGTCATCGATACGGAGGAGTCGTAAGATGGTCCCGCTCAACCCGATACTCGACTCGATCGGCGTTCTCGGCTTCGTCGGTGCGGTGGTCGTCGGTTGGTGGAACTACCGCGACAGCGAGGCGGAAGCGGCGTTCTGGATGACGTTCACGTTCGCCTCGATGTTGGGGGTGGTCTGGACTGTCAGTCTCATGCTGGAGAAGGCGGGCATCTACCAAGAGGTGTTCAACCTGGCGACCGGTCCCCTGATGACGGCGACCGTCGCCGTGTTCGCCATCGGGGGTACTGCGACGCTCTCGGTCGTCGAGGACATGAAGCAGGTCGTCGAGAACGTGGAGCAAGAGCGCCGGCAAGCCGAACAGGCCAAGCAGAAGGCGCAGGAACAGAGTACCGAAGCGGAACGGGCGAAACAGGAAGCGGAGCAGGCGCGCCAGGACGCCAAGCAACGCGAAGCGGACCTCGAATCGTTCACCGACGCGCTCGAACGGAAGGCCGGGGAGTTCGGCGGCGTCATGGAGGAGGCCGCCGCGGGCGACCTCACCCGCCGGATGGACCCCGAGAGCCCGAGCGAGGCGATGCGTTCCATCGCCGAGCGGTTCAACGCCATGATGGCCGACCTCGAACGGACCGTCGGTCGGATCAAGGAGTTCTCGGTCGAGGTGGCCCACACCAGCGAGGAAGCGAGTTCGGGGACCGGGGAGGTCGAACGCGCGAGCGTCGAGGTCGCCGAGTCCGTCGAGGACATCTCGGCGGGGTCGGTCGAACAGTCCGACCACCTCGACGAGGTCACCAACGAGATGAGCACGCTCTCGGCGACCATCGAGGAGGTCGCGGCGTCGGCCGACCAGGTCGCCGCCCTCTCCGAACAGGCTGCCGAGAAGGGCGTGGCCGGCCGCGAACTCTCCGACGAAGCCATCGACGAGATGGACCGCATCGAGGAGACGACCGGCGAGACGGTCGGCACGGTCGAGCGACTCGACGACGAGATGGCCGAGATCGGCGACATCGTCGACATGATCGACAACATCGCCGAGCAGACCAACGTGCTGGCGCTCAACGCCTCCATCGAGGCCGCCCGCGCGGGCGAGGCCGGCGAGGGCTTCGCGGTGGTCGCCAACGAGGTCAAGGACCTCGCGGAGGACACCCGCGACGCCACTCGCGAAATCGGCGACCTCATCGACCAGGTGCAGGACTCGACGTCGGCGACGGTCGCCGACATGCGCGAGATGCGCGAGCGCGTCGACGCGGGCATGGAGACCATCGACGAGGGCCTCGGGACGCTCGACGAGGTCGTCGAGGACGTCGAGGAGGCCAACGCGGGAATCCAGGAGATACACGAGGCGACCGACGAACAGGCGACCTCGACCGAGGAGGTCGTCGCGATGGCCAGCGAGGTCGCGACCATCAGCGAGGAAACCGCCGCGGAGGCCGAGACGGTTTCGGCCGCGGCCGAAGAGCAGACCGCCTCGCTCGGGCAGGTCGTCACCGAGGTCGATACCCTCTCGGCGAAGTCCAGCGAACTGGACGCACTTCTCGACGAGTTCGAGGTGTCGACCGACGATTCGGACGCCTCGCCCGGCGGCGAGGACGACTCCGCGGCGCCCGGCCGGACCGAGCGGTCGGTGGCTACCGACGGTAGCGGCTTCGAGTGGGAACGGGAGAACTGACCGACCGCAGGGTCCGTCGATCCGACCGCCGAAGCCGAGTTCTCTCTTCTTCGAGGCTCGTCCCGCTCAGCTTCGGAGTCGGCCGCCGTCGACGGGCATCGCCACGCCGTTGACGAAACTCGCGCGGTCGCTCGACAGGAACGCGACGGCGTCGCCGAACTCCTCGGGGTCGCCGACGCGGTCCAGCGGGATGTCCGCGGACCACGCCGCCAGGCCCTCGTCGTAGGTGTCGAACTCGCCGCGCTCGACCGACGCCTCGACGAGTTCCTGGATTCGGGGCGTCTCGTGGGCCCCGGGGAGGACGGCGTTGACCCGCACCTCCGGGGCGAACTCGCGGGCCTGGGTCTTCATCAGGCCGATGACCCCGCGCCGAACCGCGTTCGAGAGCACCAAGTCGTCGATTGCCTCCCGGACGCTCGTCGAGGTGACGTTGACGATGGTCCCGGCGTCGCTCTCGACGAGGTGCGGGTGGGCGGCCTTGGTCAGCCAGACCACGCTCATCACCAGCAGGTCGTAGGCCTCGTACCAGTCGCGCTCGGTCGTGTCGAGGAACGACCCGCTCGGCGGACCGCCCGCGGAGGTCACGAGGTGGTCGAGGCCGCCGAACTCGTCGACGGTGGCGTCGACCAGCGCCTCGACCTCGTCGGGGTCGGTGATGTCGCACTCGACGGCCAGCACGTCGCCGTCGCCGACCGCGTCTATCTCCTCCTCGGCGTCCGCGAGTTTCTCCGCGCCGCGGGCGCAGATGGTCACGTTCGCGCCCTCGGCGGCGAGCGCCTTCGCCGACGCCCGGCCGAGACCGCTCGAACTCGCCGTCACCAGTGCCGCGTTGCCGTCGATTCCCAGGTCCATGGTGGTCCGGTTCGCGGGCGGTGCTAAAAGTTCTCGTGGAACCGGGCGCGATTGCTCGAAAACTACTCCTGACGCTCGTCGCCGCGCGACCGCCGGACCGTCACTTCCCCCTCGGTCGTCACCCCGATGAGGAGGTCCTCCTGGACCTCGCGGCCCTCCACCGCGTCGCCGGCCTCGTCGCTGACGCGCTTCATCAGTTCCGGGGCGGCGTGGTTGACCTTCACGCTGGCCTCGTCGCAGGCGTCGTAGACGCGGGAGGGGACGTCGTAGAGGTCGGTGCCGCCCTCGACCACGATTCGGACCGGCGCGCGGAGCGCCTCGGCGAACGCGACCGTCTCGCGGGCCTTCCGGACGTTCTCGCGGGCGCTGGCCTCGATACTGGAGACGTTCGCGCGCGAGGTGCCGAGGCGCTCGGCGATGGTCGCCTGGGCGGTTCCGCGCTCGCGCAGGGCCAACACCACCGCCTGCCGGTGGGTCAGCACGCTCGTCTCCGCGTCGAACCCCGCGCGGTCGAGCAGTTCCTCGGGGTCGGAGTCGCTCACGGGTTCCCCTCCACTGGGCGGACGGGACCCGGGTTCGACCGGGCGAAGAGACACTCCATACGTGCGTCTACGCACTCGGTACGAAAAAACCCGCGGCGATTCGACGCGGCCGCGTCGAATCGCCGCGACTGCGTCGGACTGCCGTGACCGTCTCGACCGCCGCACAGCGTCGGGACTGTCCACCTCGACGACGCTGAGTCCGCCCGGCGGTCAGCCTCCCCAGAAGTTGTCCCGGCTGCCGAGCCTGGGACGCGAGGGGCCGCCGTCGTCCTTGTCGTCCTTGTCGTTCTTGTCGTCCTCGCTCCGGGTCGCGTCCGATTCGCCGTCCTCGTCGGTTTCCGCCTCCTCGTCCATCGGAAGGCGCTCGATTTCGTCGGCGCGAGCGTGGTTGGACTTCACCTTCGTGATCTTGACCTTCGCGCGAGCCTCCGGCAGGACGCCGTCGACCATGACGATGAAGCCGTCCTCGGTCCGGCCGACGCCCGCGCCGCTCTCGTGGATGTCGTCGACCTCGACGACGACCTCCTCGCCGGGCTGGACGGGCGCGGTCTTGAGGTCGCGAATCGGCTGGTTGTAGTGGTCGCACCACTCGGCGCCCCCGCGGTCGCCGTAGTGTTGGCATCCCATTCCCTCGATGCGTTCCTGAAAACTCGGGCATTCGTCTGCGAGCGGACAGTCCGGCATGAGCGACGATACTTTCTCACCGGTCTAAACACTTCCGACAACCTTTTGCTGCGCTCAGCGAGGGTGCGAGCCGATGGCCCGCACCCTCGCTTCGCTGGCAAAACGTTGATGAAAAGCACGTCGTCACCGCCTCTGCGGCGGCCGAAGGCCGCCGCTTCGACGGTTCCTCGGCTCGCTCGCTCACTGCGTTCGCTCGCGGTAGAACTGCTTGGACTCCACCGCGACCTCCTCGGCGGCCGTAACCGCCTCACTACCGTTTCGCCTTCACACCGCCGTCCGCTCGCCGTCGGTGCTACTCGCCGACGACGAGGAACGTCTCCTCGCCCTTGCACTCGAAGTAGACCGGTTCGTCTTCGAACCACTCTTCGACGTACTCTTCGACGCGTGCGGTTTCGACCTCGGACACTTCCAGCGCGGTCTCGTTCGGGTTCGCGGCGTCTTCCTCGCGGGCGAGTTCGGCTATCATATCCTATACGTATCGGGGTACGAATATGAATGTCAGCCATGCGCAGTGAAAGTGAAAGTGACGGACAGAGACGCCTTCGGGTCGAATAGCGGGTGGTGCCGTCGCCGACCGGGAGCCGTTTTAGAACGGTCGACTTTCAGATGTATTGGGCCGCGATGTACGTCAACAGCGCTAGTCCGACGAACGGGATGACGTGCAGGCCCAGCGCGACGGCCTTGATGAAGATGTTGTCCGGCCACGGCGAGACGACGGCCGTCAACACGATGAAAAACAGCAGGATGCCCATCGGGACGAGGTTGACCGTGATGTCCAGGAGCGTCTCGCGGTTGAAGACGGAGCTGTCCATGTCGTGTATCTCTCACGGCGAGAACTCCCATAACGCCTGCGGCCGGTTTCGACCGCGTCGAGCGTCGAAACGTGGGGGTGGCGTGGTCGCTACGGGAATCGCGGGGAATTCGAGAAAGTCCGCCTACGCCAGCGGCGTCCGCTCGACGACCTGGCCGTCGTAGGTCGGGTACTGCTCGACGATTTCGCCCGTCTCCACGTCGCCCTCCTCGACCATCTCTTCGAGGAGCCACCACGCGAGTTCGATGTGCTCGGACTTGACGGTGTAGAACTCCTCGGGCACGCCGAGTTCGCGGAGGCGGCGCTCGGGTTCCCAGGTCTTGCCGTAGACGAGCGTCCCGTCGTCGGTCACGTCGTCGAACTCCCGGCGGATGTTACGGGCCATCCGCTTCATGCGGTTGCGGTGTTGGGCGGAGTCCTTGAACACCGATGTGCAGAAGTAGACCCGCTCGTGGTCGCCCATCGCGTCCAGAATCTCCTTGGACCCTTCCACCGCGCTCATGTGGCCGTCCTGGAGTTCGTAGCCCTTCTCCTGCATCCGGCGGAAGTTCCCCTGGCTCATCTCGAACTCGTTGACGTTGCAGAACTCCGCGGCGCCCTCGTCCAAGAATTCGAGGAACTCCTCCTCGGCCCGGATGCCCGGAATCTCGAACGCGGGAGTCAGCCCCTCCTCGCGGGCGATGTAGAGGATGTCCTCCCACTCGGTGCCGTGCATCTCGCCCCAGAGGTCGAGCGGCGGGTGGAACCGGATTTCGTCGAGGCCCGCTTCGGAGAGTCGGCGCATGTTCTCGCGGCCGCCCGTGATGCCGGTGTAGAGGTGCGTGTGGTGGTCTTCGCCGAACTCGTCCTTGAGCAGCGAGAGGTACCGGCAGGTCTTGTTCATCGCCTCCTGGGGTTCGCCGCCCGTGATGGAGGTGCCGAGCGCGTCCATGCGCTTGGCCTCGGTGATGACGTCCTCGTCGGACTCGACCTTCCGCTCGTTGGCGTAGACGTCGGTGACGTTCTTGCGATTCTCGCCGAGGGGACAGTAGAAGCAGTCGCGCTGGTCGCAGTAGCCGTAGACGAACAGCACCATCTTCCCCCCTTCGGCGCACTGTTCGCAGCCCTTAGAGATCATTCGTTAACTCCGGATAGCGCGCCGAGGCCCAAAAAGCGTGCGAAACGAGGGTGGACGGCCGGCGTGGCCGAATCGTCGCCGAATCGTCCCCGAACGCACTACGGTCGTGCCCATCCCCGCGTCACGAACCGCTGGGCGAGCACCGCCGCTGCCAAGACCGTACTCAGGGTCGACGCCGCCGCTCGCTCGGCCCGTTCGACGAGTCGAGTCCGGACGTCCCGCACCGACAGGCCGACGCCGAGCAGCGTCCGGACCGCGAACGACAGTCCCTTCCCGCCGTCGAACAGGGCCGCGGACCGGCGGGTCATCGGCCGACCGCCGTCGGCGACCGGAACCGGCGCGGCGTCGTCGGCCGACGACGCCGCGCCGACCGCCGACGCAGCGAGGTCGTCGATCACCGTCTCGGCCACGGCGTCGGCCCCGTTCTCCGACGGGGTCGCCGCGGGCGGCGACTTGACGGCGTCCAGCACGTCGAGGAGGTCGTCGACCACGGCGAACCCCTCGACGTCGGCGCGGGCCAACTGCTCGGCGACCGCCTCCTGCTCGTCGGTTTCGGGCCAGACGACACAGGGCGTGCCGGCGACGGCGGCGTCCATCACGGTGGAGTAGCCCGAGCAGACCACCACGTCGGCGTCCCTGATGTAGGGGAGCAGCGACGCCACCGGCTCCCAGCCGTCGCCGCCGACGTCGAGCACGTCGTGACCTCGGCGTTCGAGTTCGACCGCGAGGCGGTCGAACTCCGAGTAGTGGCTCGGCACGAGGACGACGTCGGCGGCCTCGCGAACGCGTTCGTCGCCCTCCAGCGACACCGGCGGAATCCGGGTCGCGCAGTCGGGGTCGATGGCCGCGGGTGGCCAGACCGCCGGGTAGAAGAACTTCCGGGTCACCGCCGACTGGAACGCGGTGTGGAACCGCGCGCCGCTCCGCTCGACGGGGTCGCGGTACAGCCCCGGGACGTCGTGTTTCAGGACGTACAGCGGCACGTCGGTCCGGGACGCGGCCATCGCGGCAAACATGTCGTCGGTGACCAGCGCGTCGGGGTCGGTTTCGGCGAGCCAGTCGACGTAGTCGGACACCCGGCGGGCGCTCGCGGGGACGCTGCGGGTGAGGACCTGGCCGAGCGACCCGCCCTGGTAGGTGTCGATGTAGTCGACGGTCGTCGGCTCGAACTCGTCGTAGCCGTGGAGCGAGACGAACTCGGTGCCGGCGCCGCCGCCGGCCAGCAGCACCTCGGCGCCCCGGTCGCGGAGGGCGTTCGCGATGGCCAGCATGCGCGTGGCGTGGCCGGCGCCTTCCGGATAGTGGGCGACGGCGATCGTTGGAGACATGGAGGGGACCTGTTGAATCGAACTCCAAATTGTCGGCACATTAACTTTCCGTTCGCCTATCGCTGGATCCGGTCGGTGCGAACGGTTCCGCGCCGGGGCCGAAGTTGCCCCGCCGCGCCGGCCCTAACGACGGGGCGAAACCGGATTCCGACCTCCGGCAAGCGTCCCGAAAAGAGTTAAACCCCCGACCCGTAGCCCCGACCGATGCTGCTGGTCCTGTGCGTGGACCTCGACGACGACCTCGGTCGGAAGACCGACTTCGACACGCCGGTCGTCGGCCGGGAGAACGTCGAGTCCGCGGCGGTGTCGCTGGCCACCGCCGACCCCGAGGACAGCGACGTCAACGTCATGTTCGAGGGCGTCCACCTCGCCGACCGCATCGACGACGAGACCGTCGAGGTCGCGGTCGTGACCGGGGTCGAGGGCGGCGACATCGCCGCCAACCGGGCGGTCGGCGACGAGGTCGACGAGGTGCTCGCGAGCCTCTCGACCAGCGAGGAGGTCCGGGCGGTCATCGTCACCGACGGCGCTCAGGACGAGAGCGTCATCCCGGTCATCCGCTCGCGGGTGCCCGTCGACGGCGTCCGCCGGGTCGTCGTCCGCCAGGCGCAGGACCTAGAATCGATGTACTACACGATGAAGCAGGTGTTGGACGACCCAGAAACCCGCGGAACCATCCTCGTCCCGCTGGGCATCCTCCTGCTCATCTACCCGCTGGCGGTCATCTCCGACTGGATGGGGATGCCCGGCGCGGCCGTCTTCGGAGTCACCTCGGGACTCCTGGGTCTGTACGTCCTCGGCAGGGGCCTGGGCGTCGAACGCCTCCTCGACCGGGCGGCCGAGAAGGTCAGAAACGGCCTGTACGCCGGCCGAGTCACGCTCATCACCTACGTCGTCGCGGCCGCGCTGCTGGTCATCGGCGGCGTCAGCGGCGTCGAGATGCTGGAGTCGGTCAAGGACGCCGCGCCCGGCCCGCTCGGACCGCTCCGGGTGCTCGCCGCCCTCATCTACGGCGCGGTGACGTGGTTCACCGCCGCGGGCATCACCACCAGCCTCGGCCAGATCACCGACGAGTACCTGGCCGGCCGCTTCCGGTGGCGCTACCTCAACGCGCCGTTCTACGTCCTCGCCATCGCGGTCGTCCTCCACGCCATCAGCGCGTACTTCCTCCACCGAGTGCCGCTCACCCTCCCTCGGCTGACCTACCTCGCGGTGATGCTGACCGCCGGGACCCTGCTCGGACTCATGAGCACGCTCGCGTTCGCCATCGCGGAGTCCCGCCAGTCCCGGCGGGCCGAGCAGGAGCAGGTGAGCTAGCCGCCTCCGTCGGTGGTCTGCTCGTTCCCCGTCTCGGTCGTACGCGTTTCCGTCGTTCGTGTCTCCGTCGCTGTTGTGGTCCGTCCAGCGGTAGTCGTCTCCGCCCTGGAAACCGGCCCGAACGTCACCTCCCACACTGGCGTGCTCGGCTGGTTCACCGGCCGGATGCTCTGGCTAAACTCGTAGACGCCGCCCTTCCGGACCTCGGCGGCGTTCGCCGGGAAGAACAGCGCGCGCTCGTCGGTGTTCAGGTACTTGATGACCCGCGAGTTGTGCTCGCCGAACGTCCGGGCGCCCTCCGGAACGACGGGCGTGTAGTTCAACACGTCGGAGGTCACCTCGAACCGCGCGCCCGGGTGGAAACTCCCGGGGAAGACCAGCGCCTCGAACCGCTTGGTGTCGACCTGGTCGTCGTCCCCGTCCTGGGCCAGCGCGACGTTCGCTCCC comes from the Halorussus vallis genome and includes:
- a CDS encoding glycosyltransferase, giving the protein MSPTIAVAHYPEGAGHATRMLAIANALRDRGAEVLLAGGGAGTEFVSLHGYDEFEPTTVDYIDTYQGGSLGQVLTRSVPASARRVSDYVDWLAETDPDALVTDDMFAAMAASRTDVPLYVLKHDVPGLYRDPVERSGARFHTAFQSAVTRKFFYPAVWPPAAIDPDCATRIPPVSLEGDERVREAADVVLVPSHYSEFDRLAVELERRGHDVLDVGGDGWEPVASLLPYIRDADVVVCSGYSTVMDAAVAGTPCVVWPETDEQEAVAEQLARADVEGFAVVDDLLDVLDAVKSPPAATPSENGADAVAETVIDDLAASAVGAASSADDAAPVPVADGGRPMTRRSAALFDGGKGLSFAVRTLLGVGLSVRDVRTRLVERAERAAASTLSTVLAAAVLAQRFVTRGWARP
- a CDS encoding DUF373 family protein, coding for MLLVLCVDLDDDLGRKTDFDTPVVGRENVESAAVSLATADPEDSDVNVMFEGVHLADRIDDETVEVAVVTGVEGGDIAANRAVGDEVDEVLASLSTSEEVRAVIVTDGAQDESVIPVIRSRVPVDGVRRVVVRQAQDLESMYYTMKQVLDDPETRGTILVPLGILLLIYPLAVISDWMGMPGAAVFGVTSGLLGLYVLGRGLGVERLLDRAAEKVRNGLYAGRVTLITYVVAAALLVIGGVSGVEMLESVKDAAPGPLGPLRVLAALIYGAVTWFTAAGITTSLGQITDEYLAGRFRWRYLNAPFYVLAIAVVLHAISAYFLHRVPLTLPRLTYLAVMLTAGTLLGLMSTLAFAIAESRQSRRAEQEQVS
- a CDS encoding twin-arginine translocation signal domain-containing protein gives rise to the protein MTKNTSPGESSRRTFLKGTLAGGLALGAGANVALAQDGDDDQVDTKRFEALVFPGSFHPGARFEVTSDVLNYTPVVPEGARTFGEHNSRVIKYLNTDERALFFPANAAEVRKGGVYEFSQSIRPVNQPSTPVWEVTFGPVSRAETTTAGRTTTATETRTTETRTTETGNEQTTDGGG